TTAACCATTTTCTTGACGTACAGCTCTCGAGAACACTTCGAGTACTTCCGGGCGAAAATGTACTTCCGCTGTTgctcacagttaaaaaaaataaaatgcagtccTAATTCAGGGAAAAGGGACTAATTATAAGATTTTGCTGTACATTAGGTAATTTAAGAACAcgtcatgaaaaaataatttgctgCCGATTCCGACATTACTCCGGAAGTAGAAGACTGGTGTCACACAAAAATATTCCCTTGCACGTTATAAACTACTGAAGGAAAATGCTTGGTAAAAAACAATAGGCATTTTTTTTCGTTGCATATTTATATTCGAATAAATAATCTCGATGTCCGACATAGGCAGTGAATGGCAGGTGCAACGCCGACGAAAGGGCGCATCCAGAAATTTCAAGTCATTACAAATGTCGCCAGCATTGTGCAATGAGCCACTAGATGTTGGGAAAACTCTTAAAAGGATCAAAGAAATAGTGTAAGATTGCTTCATATCACCAAAAAGAATATACTTTGTTAAAATTATTTCAGACTTTTACGCAAAATCTGTCTCGTTTTCTGCAGGGATGAAATGAGATGTGAAGGGTTTTGGAAAGAATGGAAAGGTGAGTcccttgaataataataataaaaatgttatttctcAACAATTGTTTTACTAAGAAGCCAAAACAACAGAATCGAGTCATCCTTGTTGTCTCCAATGGTATCTCCAATCTTCTCTCCAGAGCAGATGCTGGCGGCAGTATCATTGAACCAAAAAGACACTGAGTCCTCTTCAGGCCAACTGCATGAGAGCTTGGATGCCAAAATAAGCTCACTTGAGTGTGTATGTTATGGCCTGGGCACCTTTTCCTCATGCGTGTCTGCTCGTTATCAGCTTGCTATAATGCTCCTTCTCCTGGATGCAGCAAAGGTGAAAATATATCTTGATTTTGTGAGCCACttaatgtcatgtcatgtcatgtccaaATATACTAACGGAACTAAATGTGCCCCTCCAAGATTCCATTGAAACAATGTCTAGTTTTTGATCCTGCTTTTTCCTCTGGAGAAAAAGATGTACTCCGGGAGTTGGGTCTGACTGTACTCACAGAAAATGAGGTCACTATACTTACGCAATGATAGttgtgtacatttatttttattattgtgtaTTATTAACTTTATCTTTCCACCCTCTGAAATGCAGGAGGGGAAGCGATTGGCAACCAAACCCACGCTCTTTTATCTCATGCATTGTGGGAAAGCCCTGTACAACAATCTCCTGTGGAAGAACTGGAGTCCAAACTGTCTGCCACTTGTAGTAATAATAGGAAACAGCTTCAATGGCATTAGAGAGAGGTTTGTACAAGACCCGTTGGATTGGAAATCATTTAATGTGATAtttattagaatttttttcccccgtccgGACAGGATGGTCGAAAGAGAGTTCAAGCGGGACTACAGCTACATCAACCAGGCAGTGACTATATGTGAGGAGAGACAACTGACCTGTCCATCTCATCTGACTGACGTATTTTGTGACACTGCACTCATAACCTTTAATTCTAGCAAAGTAAACACTCTCAATCAGTCTACCTGGACAGAGCCACCTGAACCACAATATCAGCACTGCCCTGATTTGGAAATAATACTAAGAGAATCTCAGAATGGAGAAAGCACATGAACTATGGGATTCACTTACACTGATCAACATTGTCCCAAAAGGACAGAAATGATGTGGCCGCCGTTCACCGGAAGGACTTTACAGCCAACACCATGTCCAGCTGACCACCTTAATGATTGGAATAAAAACCTCAACCTGTGTTCTGGACTTCATCCCAACCCCACAAAGGcccacatttgacaaaaatcacattttccaatccgcttctcctcacaatgGCCGTGGACGTGctttagcctatcccagccgtcttcgggcagtaggcagggtacaccctgaactgattgctatccaatctcagggcacacacatacaaccaaccattcgcgttcacaatcacacctagggacaatttagagttccattaacctgccatgcatgtttttggaatgtgggaggaaaccgaaatacccggaaaaaacccacgcgcgcacacggagaacatgcaaacaccacattgGAAGGTCggagaatcgaaccctgcctctctgtactgtgaggtggacgtgctaactagTCGACCGCCCCAACcccaaatgttatttaaaaacatttgtcaGATGTAGAGCAATATTTACTTTTATGCATTAAAGCTATCACTGAGGTGAAGTGGGCAACAACTGTATGGGACTGACTTCAGTAC
This sequence is a window from Hippocampus zosterae strain Florida chromosome 6, ASM2543408v3, whole genome shotgun sequence. Protein-coding genes within it:
- the srrd gene encoding SRR1-like protein isoform X2, with protein sequence MSDIGSEWQVQRRRKGASRNFKSLQMSPALCNEPLDVGKTLKRIKEIVDEMRCEGFWKEWKEQMLAAVSLNQKDTESSSGQLHESLDAKISSLECVCYGLGTFSSCVSARYQLAIMLLLLDAAKEGKRLATKPTLFYLMHCGKALYNNLLWKNWSPNCLPLVVIIGNSFNGIRERMVEREFKRDYSYINQAVTICEERQLTCPSHLTDVFCDTALITFNSSKVNTLNQSTWTEPPEPQYQHCPDLEIILRESQNGEST
- the srrd gene encoding SRR1-like protein isoform X1, whose amino-acid sequence is MSDIGSEWQVQRRRKGASRNFKSLQMSPALCNEPLDVGKTLKRIKEIVDEMRCEGFWKEWKEQMLAAVSLNQKDTESSSGQLHESLDAKISSLECVCYGLGTFSSCVSARYQLAIMLLLLDAAKIPLKQCLVFDPAFSSGEKDVLRELGLTVLTENEEGKRLATKPTLFYLMHCGKALYNNLLWKNWSPNCLPLVVIIGNSFNGIRERMVEREFKRDYSYINQAVTICEERQLTCPSHLTDVFCDTALITFNSSKVNTLNQSTWTEPPEPQYQHCPDLEIILRESQNGEST